From the genome of Pseudomonas sp. FP453:
GGCGTCGGCACTGCGGAACAGGTCGTCGATGCCCGGTGTGTGCAGGATCGCCCAGTAGTTGAGCAAGTCGTAGTTGCTCGTGAATACCGTGGCGTAGCTCGCCAGTTCGCGGTTGATCGTCTCCAGTGTCGACGGCTGCACCAGGCGCCACGGGATATGCACGGCGTGGATGGTGTTGATCAACGCTTCCTTGATCGCGTAGTAGCGATTGCGCGGCGCCGCCGAGCTGACCGCCAGGGCCTTGTTGACCCGGCTGGTGGTTTTCAGGGCGCCCAGGGCCTGCTCGAAACTACGGGTTTGCAGGGCGTCGAACACGCTGAGTTCGGATGGGCTCAGGGGTTTTTCTTCGACGGTGCGCGCGTTTTCGAACAGCGAGTCGTAGGCAAAGTCTTCCCAAATCGTACGACTGGCGCCGTTGCCGATCAGAATCCCGCTGAAGTCGATGGCGCCGCGCAGGGCGCTCCAGTCTTCAAGGTGGGCGTCAATATCCTGGAAATCCTTCATTGCGGCGGGTCTACTCGAATTCGGCTGGGCGGTGACTTTATCACGAGCGGGCGTTGATCCTGATCAAGATGCTGTGGCCGTCAGCGGTTGATTCTGTAGGCATAAAGCCTACGAGGATTAGCCATGAGCAGCACCTTCTTTATTCCCGCCGTCAACATCATGGGCACCGACTGCCTCGACGAAGCCATGACCGCCATCCGTAATTACGGCTTTCACAAGGCGCTGATCGTCACCGACGCGGGCCTGGCCAAAGCCGGCGTGGCGAGCATGATCGCCGAGAAACTGGCGATGCAGGACATCGACTCGGTGATCTACGACGGCGCCAAGCCCAACCCCAATGTGGAAAACGTCGAGAAAGGCCTGGCGCTGTTGCAGGAAAGTGCCTGCGATTTCGTGGTGTCCCTGGGCGGCGGTTCGCCCCATGACTGCGCCAAGGGCATCGCGCTGTGTGCCACCAATGGCGGGCATATTGGCGACTACGAAGGCGTGGACCAGTCGAGCAAGCCACAACTGCCGCTGGTGGCCATCAACACCACCGCCGGCACCGCCAGCGAGATGACCCGGTTCTGCATCATCACCGACGAAACCCGCCACGTGAAAATGGCCATCGTCGACCGCAACGTCACGCCGCTGCTGTCAGTCAACGACCCGGCACTGATGGTCGGCATGCCCAAGGGCCTCACTGCCGCCACTGGCATGGACGCCCTGACTCACGCGATCGAAGCCTACGTGTCCACCGCCGCCACGCCGATCACCGACGCCTGTGCGATCAAGGCCATCGAACTGATCAGCGCCAACCTGCGCCTGGCCGTGCGCGATGGCAGCGACAAGGCCGCGCGGGAAAACATGGCCTACGCGCAATTCCTCGCCGGCATGGCGTTCAACAACGCGTCCCTGGGTTTTGTCCATGCCATGGCGCACCAGTTGGGCGGCCTGTATGACTTGCCCCACGGCGTGTGCAACGCGGTGTTGTTGCCCCATGTGCAGAGCTTCAACGCCAGCGTCAGCGCCAAACGCTTGAGTGACGTGGGCCGCGCGTTGGGTGCCGATATCAAAGGCGTCACCGTGGAAGAGGGTGCCCAGGCAGCGATTGCGGCGATCCGCAGTTTGTCCCAGGACGTGGATATTCCCGCCGGCCTGCGTGAACTTGGCGCCAAGTTGCAGGACATTCCATTGCTCGCCAGCAATGCGCTGAAGGACGCCTGCGGGCTGACCAATCCACGGCGCGCGGATCAAAGGCAAATAGAAGAGATCTTTCGCAGCGCTTTCTGACGGGGCACTGACACGCCGCAAGCGTTAAGCTACAAGCTGAACTGCATTCAACTTGTCGCTTGAAGCTTGCGGCTTGCCGCTGAGGTCCCCCTATGAGAGTTCTGTTATTCGGCGCCACCGGCATGGTCGGCCAGGGTGTTCTGCGTGAATGCCTGTTGGCCGCCGATGTGCAGGAAGTCGTCGCCGTCGGCCGTACGCCGTTGACCCAGGAACACGGCAAGCTGCATCAGGTATTGCACAGCGACATGCTCGATTTCCAACCCCTGGAAAACCTGCTGCAAGGCTTTGATGCGTGCTTCTTCTGCCTCGGTGTGTCGTCGGCTGGCATGAACGAAATCAACTACACCCACCTCACCTATGACCTCACTCTGGTTGCGGCCAGCACCCTGGCGCGGCTCAATCCGCAGATGACCTTTATCTACGTGTCTGGCGCCGGTACCGACAGTTCCGAGGCGGGCAAGTCGATGTGGGCGCGGGTCAAGGGCAAGACCGAAAATGCCTTGCTGCGCTTGCCGTTCAAGGCGGTGTACCTGTTCCGGCCGGGGGTGATCCAACCCTTGCACGGCGTGCGCTCGAAGACGCCGTTGTACCAGGCGTTCTATTCCGTGCTGGGGCCGCTGCTGACGTTGCTGCGCCGGGTCAAACCGGGTTGGGTGGTGAGCACCGAGACGGTTGGCCGGGCGATGTTGCAGGCGGCCAGTCATGGCGCGCCGCAACCGGTGGTGGAGCAGGCTGGGATCAGTCGCTTGGCTGACGAGCGTCGTTGAAGGAGCTGACGGTGATTCAGGATTATTCAGACGCGCTGATCGTGCAGGAAGTGTCCCCGCGTGATGGCTTGCAAATCGAACCGACCTGGGTGGAGACGGCCGACAAGATCGCCTTGATCGACCAGCTTTCCCGCGCCGGTTTCTCGCGGATCGAAGCGGGTTCGTTTGTCTCGCCCAAGGCCATTCCGGCGTTGCGCGATGGCGAGCAGGTGTTCCAGGGCATCGCGCGCAAGCCGGGGGTCATCTACGTGGCGCTGATCCCCAATCTCAAGGGCGCCCAGCGTGCGATCGGCTCCCGCGCCGATGAGTTGAACCTGGTGATGTCCGCCAGCCAGAGCCACAACCTGGCCAACCTGCGCATGCGCTGCGAGGCGTCCTTGGCGGCCTTCGGCGAGATCGTCAGCTTTGCCGCCGACCACCCGGTGCGCCTCAACGGCAGCATCGCGACGACATTTGGTTGCCCGTTCGAAGGGGCGGTCGATGAGGACCGCGTGCTGCGGATTGTCGATGCGTATCGTGAACTGGGCATCCAGGGCATCACGCTGGCCGACACCACCGGCATGGCCAACCCGCGCCAGGTAGAACGCCTGGTCAAGCGCGTGTTGCAACACGTGCCTGCTGGCGACCTGACCCTGCATTTCCACAACACCCGTGGCCTGGGGTTGTGCAATGTGCTGGCCGCCTACGAAGCCGGTGCCCGACGTTTCGATGCGGCCCTCGGTGGTCTCGGCGGCTGCCCGTTTGCGCCGGGGGCGTCGGGCAATATCTGCACGGAGGATCTGGTGAACCTGTGCGCGGAGGTGGGGATTCCTACCGGTATCGACCTGCCGCATCTGTTGCAGATGTCCCGGCGCCTGCCGGCGCTGCTGGGCCATGAGTTACCCGGCCAGGTGGCCAAGGCGGGGCGCAATTGCGACCTGCATGCCGCGCCGGATTATGTCGCCGCGCTGATCGCCGAGGGCGTTGCGCTGAACTGAATCAACACCACGCCGCCGATCAACAACAACGCCCCCAGCACCCGGGGCGTTGTCAGCTCGCGCTCCGCCAGGCCGAACAGGCCAAAGTGGTCGAGCAGCAGTGACGCCAGAATCTGCCCGGCCATGGCCAGCGCAATAAACCCAGACGCGCCCAACTTGGGCAGCAGCATCAACGCCAGGGAAATAAAACATACACCGAACGCGCCACCGGCCCACATCCATAAAGGTGCTTTGCTGATAAAGCCCAGGCTTGGTAACGGCAAGCGCAGCGCCACAATCACCGGCAGCAACACGATGATGCTGACCAGCAGCGACGCCAGGGTGGCCCACAACGGGTGCCCGAGCCCACGCCCGAGGTTGGCGTTGATCGCACTTTGAAACGGCACTACCGCACCGGCAATCACTGCCAGCGCCAATAAACCCAGCCAGTGCAAGGTCGTCATTGCGAATCTCCCAGAGGTTTTGCTGGACTCTAGGGTATTCGTCGTGCAAATTTAAATTCCAATTTCTTATGCCGGGCATGCAGCTAATGAATGATCTGCGCCGCATCGACCTCAACCTGCTGGTGATCCTCGACGCCCTGCTCGCCGAGCAACACGTCACCCGCGCCGCTGAACGCGTGCACCTGAGCCAGCCGGCGGTCAGTCACGCGCTGGCGCGCTTGCGGGACTTGCTTGGCGACCCGTTGCTGGTGCGCCAGGGCGGCACGTTGGTGCCCACCGCTCGCGCGTTGGAACTGGCGGCACCGCTCGCCGAGGCGCTGGCCCAGGTACAAGCGCTGCTGGCGCCCAACCGGTTTGATCCGGCCTCGGCCAAGCGCCGCTTTCGCGTGGCGATGTCGGACTACAGTGCGGCGATTTTCCTACCTGACTTGGTGCGCCTGCTGCGCCGTGAAGCGCCCGGTATCGACCTGCAAATCATCCAGGCCAGCCGCGAAGGCATGGTGGATGGCGTGCTCAATGGCGATCTTGACCTGGCTGCTGGGGTTTTTCCTGACATGCCGGCGGAATTGCGTACTACGCCGCTGTTTGAAGAGCACTACACCTGCCTGGTAGACCGTGACAGCTTGCCGGACGATGGCACGCTGGACCTGCCCACTTACCTGTCGCGTCCCCATGTGTTGCTGGAAATGCGCGGCAGTGGCACGCCGGAAATCGAGCGGGCGCTGACGGCGATTCGTGAGCGACGCCATGTGGCGATCAGCCTGCCGCATTGGGGCGTGGCACCGCAGTTGATCCAGGGCACGGATCTGATCTTGACGGTGTCGTCGCGGGGTTTGCTCAACATTGATCACCCACACCTGGTGGCGGTGCCGCCACCGTTTCATATCCCCTCGTTTGCGGTGGAGTTGGCGTGGCATGTGCGGCGGGGTGGGGATTCGGGGTTGCAGTGGTTGATGGGGCAGTTACAGGGGCTAAATTTGCCAGCTTGAGTTGCGGAATCTGGAGAACAACAGAGATCAAGTGTGGTGTGCTCAGCATTGGGCTCCCATGCAGAGATGCTGGGACGACCGTTCGTCGCACTGGCAAGTATTTTCTAAACCTTTGCCGCCGTGAAAATTCGAATTCAGGGCGGGGAGTGTTCCCCCGCACTTATTTTTGCCCTGGAGGAACCCATCATGAGCCGCATGGCTATCCGGTTACGCACCGCCAGTTTCGCGATGCTGCTGGGCCTCGGCGCCAGCAATGCTTTCGCCCAGTCGCCTGCTGAATTCATCGAGCAGGCGTCGGCCAAAGGCATGGCCGATATCGAAACCAGTCGCATGGCCCACGCCAAAACATCGTCCCAGGAAATCAAGGATTACACCATTGAGGTGATCAACGAGCGAACCCTGGCCAACCAGCATCTGGCGGCCATCGCCAAGAAGCTTGAACTGCCGGTGGCGCCGCGGGAAAAGATCGTCGACAAAGCCGAGACCCTGATGCCGCAGCTCAAGGACGGCGACTCCTTTGACGCGGCCTACACCGCGCAACAGGTCAAGGAAAACGAAGACGCCATTGCCCTGTTCAAACAGGAAGGCGCGGCGTCGGATGTGCCGGAAATAAAAGCGTTGGTGGATGAAACGCTGCCCAAGCTGGAGGAGCGTTTGCAGAAGGCTCGTGCGTTGGCATCGACCTACGGCAAAGGCCATCAGGGTGACGGCTGAGGCGGTTGCCTGAAATGAAAAACGGCGGTTGGAGAGTTTCCAGTCGCCGTTTTTGTTGCTGCTATCAGAGCGCTAACTGCGCCTGGCCGGTACCTTCCAGGGCGAGCAGATATTGCTTGGCTTGCAGGCCACCGGCAAACCCGGTCAGCTCACCCGAGGCGCCAATCACCCGGTGGCAGGGCGCGATGATCGAGATCGGATTACGCCCATTGGCTGCACCGACGGCGCGCACTGCCTTGGGGTTGCCGATCTGCTGGGCGATCTGGCTGTAGCTGCGGGTTTCGCCGAAGGGAATGGTCAACAGCGCCTGCCACACTTGCTTCTGGAAAACGGTGCCGGTGAAGTCCAGGTCCAGTGTGAATTGATGACGGGTGCCGGCGAAGTATTCCTGCAACTGGCGCTGCGCCTCCAGCAGCACCGGGCTGTCGTTGGCTTCGTGCAGTTCACCCAGGCGTACACGGTTGGCGCGTTCTGTTTCCCACAGGATCGCGCTGAGTTTGCCGTCACGTGCCACGAGCGTGAGTTGGCCGACCGGGGAAGGCATGAGCATGTATTCGTAGGCCATGGGAGGGCTCCTTGAGAGTGCGTGAACGGTACCACGACAGGGTAGTTTCATCCGCCCGCGTACAAACTGCGTTTCTTGCGGTTGAATTCGCCCAGCGTTCAGAAATTCCAGTAGACCCAGCTGTAGAGATGGGGGTAGGCAAACAGTCTGAAGGTGTAATAGCCCGCCACGAGCAACGAACCTGTACGAAGGACGACGAACGAAAGGATATTGAACAGGGTGATGATCAACGCGAACATGACCACGCGGCGGCTGGCGTGGCGTCTGGCCAGCAGCACGCCGTAAACCGAACCTGCGACCGATCCCGCCGCCATGACCGGTCCGAGGAGAAAAGGCAGCTTCACGAACGACAGCAGCAGTGGCAAGACCAGCACCCAGCCCACCACTTGACGCAGTAAGGGTTTGGGCGTGTGTTGCTTGGATTCGGGCATTGTCTCGATCTCGGGCTGCAAGCGCTGACATGATCAAGGTGTCAGCGCCCGGCCACAGTCAGATTTTGCTGAGGGCGCCTAGTGGTCCTGTTGCAATACCTTGAGCGCTGCCGACGCGAGGAAACCCGAGCGGCTTTTTTCTTCGGGATGATTCAGCACATATTCATCGATACGGTTAAGCAGGTAGCCCGGCAGGGTGATGTTGAGTTTCTGCGCCTTGCCCAAATACCTGGTGACATCAATGTCCACCACTGCCCAGGTGCAACCCGCGTATTGCGGGTTGGCGGCATGCAGGGTGACTTTCTGCGCATTGGGAATCGGCGCACCGTCTTCCGCGAGGATCTCGAAGTGCCCTTCGATGGCTTCACGGGCCATGGCCATGGCGTCGTCCAGGTCGTCGCCAGCGGAGTAGCAGCCGGGAATATCCGGTACTTCCACACCCCAGGCGTGGTTTTCGTCACCGGTTGAAATTGCGATGGGGTAAAGCATGTCTGTTGTCCTCCTGGGACGGTCAGCTCAGCAGAGCTTGTTTCAGGATGCTCTTGGCGGTCTTGTCCAACAGGTCCTTTTTTGGATGAGGGATCGTCACCAGCCCCGGCTTGGTCGGGTGCTTGAAGTGGTGATGGCTGCCTCGGGTACGCACCAGGTACCAACCGTCTGCAACGATGTGACCTATCAAATATCGGCTATCCACAACACCTCCTTGTGGTGTGTGTTGGTGGTGACTATAACTACAAAAAATAAATTATCAACACTCTACCTACCGACGGTCGATGACCGGTATTTCGTCAGGCAGTGTCTGAAGTGTATGAACGCGCAGCCATGGCGCCAGAGAGAGGTATTGCGAGGTTTTGCGCAGGTATTAGCGGGTGTGTAGGGCCTGTGAAACCACGCTGAGAAACGCATCAACCAAGAAGCTTTTTGTTTCAGTTGGCGTCAGCACCAGCAACTGCGCACACGCATCCACTTCCACCAATGGTCGGTAGGTCACGCCTTTGTTCATCAGGCTTTGCGTGCATTGCGGCACCAGCGCTACGCCTTGGCCGGCCGCGACCAGGGCGATGATCGAGGTGATCTGCCGCCCGGTCGGCCCTGGTCGCAGCGGCTGGCCGTGGCGGCGGTAGAGCTGCTCGATGGACTGGTTCAGCCCCGATCCGTAATCCGCCGGGAACAGGATCAGCGGATAAGCACTGAGCTGCGCCAGGCTGACCTGCGCCAGGCTCGCCAGCGGGCTGTCGGTGGATAACGCCGCCACCAGCCGCTCCTCGCCCAGCGACAGCGCTTGCACCTCTTTGCTCTGTGGCAACAAACGACTCAGCCCGACGTCCAGCCGCCCGTCGGCCACCTGCGCACCGAGATTGCCGGAGGCACATTCCACCAGGGTCAGTTGCACATCGGGAAAGCGTTGGGCAAACGCCTGGATCGCCTGGCTGAACAGGTCTGACAAGGCAATCGAACTGACATACCCCAGCGTCAGTTGCCCGGCGGTGCCTGCCGCGAGTTTGCCGGCGATGACCTGCGCCAGCTCCACCTGCTCCAGCACACCACGTGCATAGGGCAAGAACGACCGGCCTTGTGCCGTCAGTGTCACCGTGCGGCTGGTGCGATCGAACAGCTTGAAACCCAGCTCGGCTTCCAGCGCCGAGATCTGTCGGGTCAACGGCGGCTGAGCCAGGTGCAGGCGAAGGGCGGCGCGGCCGAAGTGCAATTCTTCGGCGACCATCAGAAAATATCGCAGCTTGCGTAGGTCGAGCATCCTGGCCCTCGGGTATTGATCGGTCCTGATTCGGTATTGGTTCAAGACGTGCCGGGCATTCTATAAAGACCGCTCAAAATAAAACGAGAGGTTTCATGAAACCGCGCCTGCATTGTGCCCGTCTTGCCCTGTTCCTGTGTGGCTGCGCGGCTTTTCTCAACCTGTATGCGACCCAGAGCATTCTCCAGACCTTTGCCGTGCAGTTTCAGATCAGCGCCAAGGCCGCGGGGTGGAGCATTACCGTGACGACCTTGGCTGTCGCAATCACGGCCCCATTTGTCAGCCGCCTGACAGGCCGTTTCGAGCAGCGCACGGTGATTTGCGTGGCGGCGCTGCTGTTGGCCGTACCCACACTGATGACGGCTTATGCCGACAGTTTTACCGAAGTGCTGGTGTGGCGGTTTGTCGAGGGCATGTTGATTCCGGTGGTGTTTGCCACCAGCGTGGCCTATATCGGCGACCGGTGGAGCGGTGGCACGGTCACCGAAGTCACCAGCCTGTACGTAGCGGGCACCGTGCTGGGCGGGTTTGCCGGGCGCTTCGCCACCGGGGTAATGACGGAGTATGTGGGCTGGCGCGAAGCCTTCGAGTTGCTCGCGGCGCTGAGCCTGATGGTGGGCGGGTTCATTCAGTTCCTGTTGCCGGTTAGCCGGGCGCGAACGGTGCCGCAGGCAACCGTTTCATCGGGGGCTCTTCGTCAGCCATTGCTGGCGGCTTATGCCGTAGGTTTTTGCGTGCTGTTTTCCCAGGTTGCGGCGTTTACCTACGTGGGTTTGTACCTTGGCCTGCCGCCATTCAATCTCGGTCCTGCGGCTTTGGGCATGCTTTACATGGTGTTCCTGCTGGCATTGATCGTGATCCCCATCGCGGGTCGCCTCAGCAAAGCCCGGCCCCATAGTGAGTTGCTCACGGTTGCCGTTGTGCTGGGCATCACGGGCACGCTGCTGACCCTGGTGCCAACGCTGTGGTGCATCGTGTTGGGGCTGGCCCTCAGCTCCACCGGCGTATTCCTCGCCCAGGCCGCCGCCAATGCGTTCACCACGGCCAACGCCGGCGACAACAAGGCGGGTGCCGTGGGTATTTATCTCACCTGCTACTACCTGGGCGGTAGCTGCGGGGCTATCGTCCCGGCATTGATCTGGGAGAGGTGGGGCTGGGCGGGGTGTGTGGTGCTGATTGTCGCTTTCCAGTTGATGACGTTGCTTATCGCCTTGGTCGGTTGGAAGCTTGTTAAACCTGCGCTGGTACCAATGCCTTGACGGGCGTCGTCGCTGTACCGGCCGGGCCGCTTGCTCAAATAATTGACTGATTGGTGACATGTCCAGGCCGTGCGAACAAATCAATGCCCAGCGAGTGGAGTACTTTGAGGACTGTTTCAAAGCGCGGTTTTGCGCCGGGGGAGAACGCCTTGTAAAGACTCTCGCGACCCATACCCGTATCAGTGGCGATCTTTGTCATTCCTCGGGCTTTGGCCACGTAGCCGATTGCACGCAGAAACTCTTCGTTATCGCCGTCGGCCAGCACCTGAGAGAGGTACTCACTGATGGCCTCGTCACTGTCGAGCAGCTCGGCCATATCGAATGTCGTCAGTGTTTGCGCCATTTTCAAACCTCCTTTGCCAATTTTTTTGCCCGTCGGATATCGGCTTCTTGCGATGACTTGTCACCGCCCACCAGCAAGATGACGAGCGCTCTGCCTCGTAGGGTGAAATACACTCGATAACCGACACCTACATCGACTCGCATTTCTGAGATGCCGTTTCCCAGCGTCTTGATATCGCCCAGGTTACCCATGCTTGCTCTCTCAATACGCCGGCCAATCGCAATCTTTGCTCTCAGGTCGCGAACGCTTGAATGCCAGGCAGCGAAGACTTGGGTTTGCTGGATTGAATAATGCACAGGACCTCGCATGCCGTAACTGTATCCATGTGGATACTGTCTGGCAATAGGAATGACTGATCGAAAGGTTGCGGAGGATGGGGCGGGGTCACTTCGGTTTCAAAGACGTTTTCTGTTGCCAGAATTTGCTAGGAAAATGGGCTCGTAGGCGTAGTTTTGAATTAAGCGAAACCGCCTACGCGGCCATCCGAATCGCCTGGGTTTTGTCTGTGCGAAGTTGCCACGCGTGTCGAACCACCAAATCCCAGGCATAAAAAAACCGGCACCAGGGCCGGTTTTTTCATGCATCCCCCGTCAAAATCATCCAGACGTTGGACCAACAATTAAGTGGAGCGGGTAGAGGGAATCGAACCTTTAATGGACACGGAGGCACGAATGTTGTGTAGGTGTGTAGGTGCGCGAGCGGCTTTCGCCCTTGGAATCGTTGGTTATAAAGTTGTGACTATTCCACTCGGTCTTTGACTCACAATGTGACTCTTGAAGAGGAAACCTGCCATCGCCCCTCCTGATCCTCTAGGCCTGATACAGAAGCTTTTGGCTTGGAAAAATCTCTCACATTAGCCACTACACCAACCAGCCGCCGATGCTGCATCTCCTGTCACCGACCGACAGCTCCGTCACCCATGATCTAGCTAATTTGTGGTGTAGTACCTGTGTAGAGGTGAAGAAGAATCTCATTGGTAGATACCGAAGCATTTTTGGCCTGAAGACTCTTTGGTGGCGGAGGCGGCTGCAAGAGCACAGCTTTTGGAACGTGGCCTGCCGGTCGGCTGTCGTGAACCAAGCCGTCAGAGGAGTCTTGGCCCTTCGGGCCTCCATCCTCACGTCTCTGGCCCTTTGGGCCGGCGCGCTCCGCTTACTTTGCAGCATGGTTCTTAGACTAGGCGGCTAACCATTACGAACTAGCTGCTCACGTAGTTCCATGACCGGGATAGGTGGGTCGGCACGATGCACCATGGCATGACAATTTGGGCAAAGCGGCTTCATGTCGTTGACCGGATCAACATTCTGGGGGCCGCCCAATGTATGCAAAGGGACTTCATGATGTACATGTATAAAGTCAGTACCGAGCTCACCATACACATCCCCAAAGCTCATTCCGCAGGCCTGGCATGATAGGCCGTAATGATCGAGACAAGCCTTTCGGTTTGAGTGGCTTCTTTCATACTGGGTGACGGTAACCTGCTGCCATTCGCCTTCTTCGTTTCCGCTTGGAGCCGGCGTCTGCGATGTATCCTCGACGAGTTCAGTTACTTCATTCGTCCCAGGGGGGGGTGTGTCGTTGGCAACGCCACCCCGGTAAACCTTGTCTACCCATGCCAGAAACTGCTCAGCAAGAAGTTCCATTGTCTCTTCCAGCTGTGACTCGACGACAAGCGGTTCACCCGGGGTTGGCATCTTGGAAAAGATCGGATGTTTGGCGTAGTGCTGTATGCCTTTGACCACCGTATTTGACTCTTGAAGCTTTCTTTTCCAGGTGCTACTTGGCGGCACACCCATCCAACGAACCGAGTCGCTGCCGATCAGGGCAAGCGCTCCACTCCGGGAAAACTTTGCCCACAAATCATCCTGCCCTTCATAAATCCACACCCTGCACTCCACGTGAGGGGAAGCGACCGTAGGATCGAGTTCGAACGCTATGAGCCGGATACCCTCGTAGGGTTCGCGATACTCAGCCCAAAGGCTTTTTCGATGTTGTCGAGAGCACTTGAGAAATTTGCAAACAAAGAGTTCTTCACTTGGCGTTGCCGCATTCTCAAAACCTCGAGTCCAGCAACCCTTGGCTGTGTCCGACCTCCACCATTCTTCGAGCTCCATAGGACACTCCTCCTCTCACTAAATACCCATTTTCCGGGGCAGGGCCAATTCCTCTGGCGCTTCACCTTCTTTGAATCCAACCAGATAAAGCACATCTCCAACTGGGAGCG
Proteins encoded in this window:
- a CDS encoding HNH endonuclease, whose protein sequence is MELEEWWRSDTAKGCWTRGFENAATPSEELFVCKFLKCSRQHRKSLWAEYREPYEGIRLIAFELDPTVASPHVECRVWIYEGQDDLWAKFSRSGALALIGSDSVRWMGVPPSSTWKRKLQESNTVVKGIQHYAKHPIFSKMPTPGEPLVVESQLEETMELLAEQFLAWVDKVYRGGVANDTPPPGTNEVTELVEDTSQTPAPSGNEEGEWQQVTVTQYERSHSNRKACLDHYGLSCQACGMSFGDVYGELGTDFIHVHHEVPLHTLGGPQNVDPVNDMKPLCPNCHAMVHRADPPIPVMELREQLVRNG